The genome window GTCCCCAGCAGCACGACCCGGGTGTTGTAGTCCTCGAGCAACAGCACCCGCCGCCACTGGGCCGCGGAGGGCCAGGCGAGCGATCGCCCCGCCAGCGAACGATCGGTTGCCGGAGAGGCGGGGCGGGGAGGCGGTTCGGCCTGGGCCGCCGGCGCCACCAGGAGGAGGCTCCCCCACAGGACCAGCAGAAAGATCGCGCGGCTCACAGTGATCGCTCCCGGCGGCGCATCGCCTCGGAGACTTCGTCCAGGAGCGTGAGCCGCCCGCCATAGGTCTTCTGGAGATTCTCGGGAGTAAAGACCTCCGCGACCGGGCCGTGCGCCACGACCCGCATGTTGAGGAGGATCACGTGATCGAAGTACTCGGGGACGGTCTGGAGGTCGTGATGAATCACGAGAACCGTCTTCCCCCGCTCTTTCATCTCCCGCAGGAGGTCGACGATCGCCCGTTCCGTCGCGGCATCGACCGCGGCGAACGGCTCATCCATCAGGTAGAGGTCCGCGTCCTGCACGAGCGCCCGGGCGAGGAAGGTCCGCTGCTGCTGGCCACCGGAGAGCTGGCTGATCTGCCGCCGCGCGAGGTCCGCGATCCCGACGCGGCTGAGGGCTTCTAGCGCCAGTTCGCGATGCTTGCGACGGACCGGCAGGCACCAGCCGATCTTCCCGTACAGGCCCATCGTCACGACATCGAGGGCGTCCACGGGAAAGTCCCAGTCGACGCTCTCCCGCTGCGGGACGTAACCGACCCGGTTCCGGCTGCGGCGGTACGATTCCCCGAACAGCCGGATCCGCCCCGACGCGCGGGGAATGAGATCCATGATCGCCTTGAGGAGCGTGCTTTTCCCCGCTCCGTTCGGTCCGACAACGCCGACGAGCCGACCGGGCGGGATGTCGAAGCTGACGTCCCAGATGACCGGCTTGCGATGGTAAGCGACCGTCAGGTCATAGACCGACAGGGGGACCGCGGTCCCATTGAAATCCTGTCCCGTTCCCGTCGCCTCCCGGCCCGGACTCCGGCCTTCCGCAGCGGCGATGTTCGGTTCGATCGGGGAATTCATTGTGCTGCCCCCGCGCCTGCGGTCGCGGCCGGTGCGGCTTCGTTGTTCGGCAGAGGGGCAGCGGACGACGCGTGGGCGAGCCGGCCGTTGAGTCCCGCTTCCGGGGCGGTTCCGCCGAGAGCCCGCGTCACCAGTGTGATGTTGTGGTCGAGCATCCCGACGTAGGTCCCTTCATAGGTCCCGTGTTCCCCCATGGCGTCGGAGTAGAGCTCGCCTCCGACCCGAATGACGTGCTTCCGGTTCCGTGCTCCTTCGACGAGGGCGTCGATGCTCTTGCGCGGGACGCTGCTTTCGACGAACAGGGCGGGCAGTTTCCGGGCCACGATCTCGTCGACCAGTTCATTGACCCGCTGCAGGCCGGCTTCCGATTCGGTCGACAGCCCCTGGATTCCCTGGACATCGAGGCTGTAGGCGCGGCCGAAGTAGTTGAAGGCGTCGTGCGACGTGATGAGCGTCCGGGCCTCCTTGGGAATCGAGGCGATCGACTTGAGGCCGTAGTCGTGGAGCTTCGCCAGGTCCTCGCGATACCGGGCGGCGTTCCGCTGATAGTCCGCCGCGTGGGGCGGATCGAATTTCGCCAGTTCCGATTCGACGACCTCGACGCACCGCGACCAGGCGGAGACATCCATCCAGACGTGCGGGTCGAAATGCCCGGCGAAATCTTCGGGCTCGAGGAGCGTGGCAGGCTCGAGTTCCTCCGTCACAGCGACGACGGGCTTGGTCCGTGCCACCTTGACGAGGGTGTCGACCATTTTTCCTTCCAGCATCAGGCCGGAGTAGAAGACGACATCGCCGGCCATAATGGTCCGGACGTCGTCCCGGGTTGCCTTGTAGAGATGAGGGTCGACTCCGGCCCCCATGATCTGGGTGACCTCGACGTGGTCGCCGCCGACGTTCCGGACGAGATCGGCCACCATCCCGACGGTCGCGACCGCCTTGATCGCTCCCGTTCGGGCGGTGTTGCCCGCGCCCGTTGGAGCCGTGTCTTTCGCCGCCGGCGAGGCGCTATCGCAGCCGCTCATCCAGACGAGGGCGAGGAACAGCGTCGCCAGCCGCGGGAGAGTCAGAAAACGGTGGCCCTGATGAGCGGAGACAGGGGAGGGCGATTCCACAGTCCAGTCCAGGTCACGAATTCCCCACTCCAACATTGTGCCTCCCGAGGCAGTCCTCCGCGGGATCGCTGCAAAGACAGCATCCCGGTCCGGCTGAAAATTGTACCCTAAGCTACATCTTCGTCAAGAGGGCTCCCTCCGGAGCAGGTTTTCTCAATTTCTCACCGGGTCCAGGGGCACCCTGGTGGGGGATGCAAGGGGGCAACGCCCTCTTGCCCGCCGGAGGCCCTCTCGTCGAGAGATCTCTGAAGGAGAGAGTGTCCAAACGCGGACAACGTGCCGTATGCCCCCTCACCAACCCGCGGGGACTGCAGAGCGAGCGGTCAGTCCTCAGCGCCGGTGCCACAAAGCGGTCGCCCGTTGCGTTCCACGGTTCCTCATGGAAGTGCCTCCGGCGGCAAGGGGGCGTGGCCCCCTTGACCCCAGGCTGCCGTGGCACATTGGGTTTGAGCGACCAGAGCTGTGCCGGCAAGAACGTGTTTCCGCTCAATCGTTGCGATGAGGCCCCGCCCAGCCGACAATCCCACAACGGCAGCAAGCTTCCGACATCCGCCGGGCCGCGTCCATGTCCGCACGCTTCAGACCCCTCGTATCCTTCACTCGAGTCGCCATCGCCGGCCTCGTCCTCGCGGGCTGCGACACCACCTGGTTCCGCCCGGCTCACTTCAGCTTCCTCAACGGCGAATGGAAATGGGTCGGCCGCAACGCCGCAGTCGGCCGACACGAACATGCGATCGGCGCCGACCCGAAAACATTCGCCATCCTCGACGACCCCCGGTACGCCAAAGACGTCAAAACCGTCTTCTATCGCGGCGGAAAGATCGTCGACGCCGATCCGGCGTCGTTCGAGATCATGCCCGATGAAGTCGGAGTCTCCGGCCGGCTCTATACGCGGGACCGCTACCACGTCTTCCTCGACGGCAAGACCATCCCCGGCGCCGATCCCGCCACTTACCGCGTGATCCAGGCCCCCTTCGGCCGCGACGCCAGGAATGTCTACTGCGGCACGCTCACCGTCTACGGCGCCGATCCGGCCACATTCACCGTCCTCACGGAATCCACCAGCTGGAGCCACATGGGGGAGCCTGAGCACTTCCTCCGCCACAACGGCCCCGCCTTCGCCAAAGCCGACGTCTCCCAGGAGCGTCCCGCGATTCTGACAACGTGCACGTGGTCCCGCGATTCGCGGAGCTACTTTTACAACGCCTCCCGCGTCGAGGACGCCGACTACGAGACGTTCCAACTGATCGACACCCGAGAGGCCCGGGATAAGAACGGCCGCTTCATCTGTCAGTACCGAAAAGAGGACTACCAGGAAAAGGTCCACGGAGCCTGGCCCTTGGAACAGGCCAGGCAAGCCCGAGCGGAGGCGCCGTAGAGCACAGTGCGGGCACCCCGCTTCGAGTGATCGGCCGGGCGCGATCCACCGAGCTGTTGCTCGCTGATTTCGCGTCGGAATGACTCTGCAGGCCGACCGAAGCTACATCCGGTCGATCGTCTGGATCCCCAGGAGTTCCAGACCGATCCGGATCACTCGCCCGGTCAGGTCGGTCAACCGCAGGCGGCTGGCGCGGATCGCCGGGTCTGGCTCCTTGGCGACTTCACAGGCGTCATAGAACGAGCTGAACGCCGAAGCGAGTCCGAATAGATACGACGTCAGAACGTTCGGCCGGTAGTCCTGGACGACCCCTTCGAGCGTTTCCGAGAGCCGCAGGATCGCCACTGCCAGCGCCCGTTCCGCCGGATGGCCGACGACGACCGGGGTCCCCTGGAGCGAGTCCGAAGCAACGCCCGCCTTCCGCAGAATCCCCCGCGTCCGGGCGAAGGCGTACTGCATGTAGGTCGCGGTGTCCCCCTCCTTGGCGAGCATCGTCTTGAGGTCGAAGGTGTAGTCGCTGTCCCGGCTGATCCGCAGGTCGGCGTACTTCACCCCGCCGATCCCCACGATCCCGGCAATCCGCCGCATCTCGGCGTCGTCGAGGAGGTCATCGGCCCCCTTCTCCTTCTTGAACGCCTCGTTCGCCTCGACCACCCGCAGCGCCTCTTCGACCGCCTCATCGAGAAGACTCTCCAGGCCGACCGTGTCCCCCGAGCGGGTCTTGTACGGACGGCCGTCCTTGCCGAGGACCGTCCCGAAGTTCACGTGCTTGAGCCGGACCGGAGCCAGGCCCCACCGCCCGCAGGTCTTGAAGAGCATCTCGAAGTGCTCTCCCTGCCGGGTGTCGACGACGTACAGGATCTCCTCCGCCCCGAACTGATCGAGCCGGTACTTCACCGTCGCCAGGTCGGTCGTCGCGTAGGTGTAGGCCCCGTCCGCCTTCTGGACGATGAACGGCGCCCGGTGCCCCTCCAGGAACACGACCTGCGCGCCGTCGCTCTCGACGGCGAGCCCCTTCTGGCGCAAGCTGGCAACGGTCTCCGCCAGGAACGGGTTGTAGAAACTCTCACCAAGCGTCATGTCGAACGAGATGCCGAGGCGGTCGTACATCCCCTGCAGCGCCGTCAGGCACTGCGGAATGAACTGCTGCCACAGCTGATTGTTCTCCGCGTCGCCGGCGTGGAGCTTCGCCGTCTCGTCCCGCGCGAGCCGGGCGATCTGCGGATGGGCGCTCGCGACCTTCAGCAGATCGGCATCGGCTTCGACGGCAGCAACCTTCCGCTTCGTCGACGCCAGCTCCTCCTGAGACCCCTTGAGGTCTTCCCGAAGCTTCTTGAGCGTCTTGCCGGTGTTCTTGTCCTTCGGGTCGAGCTTCGCTTCCTGCGTCTTCAGGTCCGCCGCCTGCTGCTCGGCCTGCCGCGCCAGGTTAGCGAGAGCACCCTTCGCCTCATGGAAATCGCCAAGCTGATTGACCAGCCGGTAGAGCCGCGCCAGCTCCGCGACGGGATCCCGCTCATACGCCGCCGGGTCCAGGAAGTGCTTGAACCCGTAAATGATCATCCCGAACTGCGTCCCCCAGTCCCCGATATGGTTGTCCGACCGGACGTCGTGACCAAGGAACTTGAGGATGTGGTACAGCGCCGCCCCGATGACGCTGCTCCGCAGGTGCCCGACGTGCATCGGCTTGGCGACGTTCGGACCGGAGTAGTCGATCACGACCTTCCGTGGCGGGGAGGCGGACTCGACCCCGACACGGGCGTCGTCGGCAGCCCGGCTCACTTCGCCGGCCAGCCAGTCGTTCCGCAGCCGCAGGTTAATAAACCCCGGCCCCGCCACTTCCGGCGCGTCGCACAGGTCATCGATCTTCAGCCGGTCGACGACCGACTGCGCGACATCGCGCGGGGACTTCCCGAGCTGCTTCCCGAGCGACATGGCGAAGTTCGCCTGGTAGTCGCCGAACTTCGGATCCTGAGCGGACCGGATCATCGGAAGACAGGCGGCCGGATCGGGAGCGATCCCCTCGAGGGCGGCGGCAAAGCGGGACTGAAGGAGGGCCAGGATGTTCATGCGGCGGAGTGTAACGGCCGTTTTCCCAAGTCGCACCAGCGTCCGCCGGCCCCGGGAACGCCGGAACACCGATTCGGTCGGTGGGGCCCGATGTCGGGTTGAACAAAGGACATCCATCGGCGGGTGAAGGTTCTCTTCCGCTTCCTTCGATCCCTGAGCGCGGCCCCTTGACCCATCCAGCCTCACCAACTCGAATGCCATCCAACAGATCAACAACCGGTCATGCGATCGGACCGGTCGCGATGTCGCAGTCCGTCAGCCCCAGTTCGGTCCCCGCCGAACGCAGGAGAGAGTGTCATGAGTTGGATGTGCCGAAGGATGTTCCTGGTCGCGATCGCCGCCCTCTGGCTCCCCCTCCCGTCGGGAATCGCCCGCGGCGCCGAGGGAAAGACGTTCCGCGCGGGAGCCTTCGTCGCCAACATCACTCCGGAAAAGTTCCCGATCTCGGTCAACGGGAACATGCGGGACGTCCAGGCGACCAAAGCTCATGATCCGCTCAGCGCCCGCTGCCTCGTCCTTGACGACGGCACAACGCAACTGGTGATCGTCGTCGTCGACAGCTGCATGATCCCCCGCGAGCTCTTCGACCGGGCCAAGACCGAGATCGAGAAGCGGATCGGCCTGCCGACGACGCGGATGATGATGTCCGCCACCCACACCCACGAGGCGGTCACCGTCGCCGGCGTCTTCCAGAGCGAGCCGGAGCCGGAGTACGTCGAATTCCTGATCGGCAAGATCGCCGACGGCGTCGAGACCGCCTGGAAGCAGCGCGAGCCGGCGAAGGTGGGTTGGGCCGTCGGCTCCGACCCGTCGCAGGTCTTCAACCGCCGCTGGTACACCGCCGAGGGAGTCGCCAACAGCGACCCGTTCGGCCAGACGACCGACAAGGTGCGGATGAACCCGGGGTTCTCGAAGGAGATCAAGACGAAGCCCTCCGGACCGGTCGATCCCGAGGTCTCGCTACTGTCCGTGCAGTCCAAGGAGGGCCGGCCGATTGCCCTGCTGGCGAACTACGCCCTGCACTACGTCGGCGGCGTGGAGCCGCTCTCGGCGGATTACTTCGGGGAGTTCGCCGTCCGGATCGCGCAACGGATCGACGCCATGAAGGTGGAGCCGCCGTTCGTGGGGATCATGTCGAACGGGACGAGCGGGAATATCAACAACGTGAACTACGGTCTGGAGTCGATCGTCCGCAAGCAGCCGTTCGAGCAGATCCAGCACGTGGCGGCGAGTGTCGCCGATGCGGCTTATCAGGCGTATCAGAAGATCGAGTACAAGGACTGGATCGAGCTCAAGACGGCGGAAGAGGAGGTCGAGCTCGGTGTCCGGCTGCCGACGGCGGAGGACCTGGCGGCGGCCCGCAAGCGGCTGGAGGCGGCGGGGGCGGGGCCGTATTCGGCGCGGGAGGATATTTACGCCCGCGAGACGGTCCTGATGTCCGCGTATCCGAAGACAGTGAAGGCGCGGTTGCAGGCGTTCCGGATTGGCGAGCTGGGGATTGTCAGCAGCCCGTGCGAGACGTTTGTGGAGACGGGTCTGGCGATCAAGAAGGAGAGTCCGCTCAAGCCGACGTTCTGTATTGAGTTGGCGAATGGATACAACGGCTATCTGCCGACGCCGGAGCATCATGAGTTGGGTGGCTATGAGACGTGGCGGGCGCGGTCGAGCTATCTGGACGCGGCAGCGGAGCCGAAGATTCGCTCAACGCTCCTCAAACTCCTCAACCAGGTAAAATAACCGGGTCCAGGGGGCACCCTGGTGGGGGATGCAAGGGGGCCTGTGTTGTTTCTTTGGCCCCTCTTGCCCGCCGGAGGCCTGGCCGTCGAGAGATGTCTGAAGGAGAGTGTGTCCAAGCGCGGAGACCGTCCCGGATGCCCCCTCACCAACCCGCGGAGATTGCAAAGCGAGCGGTGAGTCCTCAACGCCGGTTCCACAAAGCGGACATCCATTGTGTCCCACGGTTCCGCGACGAAAATGCCTCCGGCGGCAAGGGGGTAAGACCCCCTTGGCCCCAGCCTGCCGTGGCACATTGGGTTTGAGCTAGGGACGTCGTACCGGCGAGGACGCGGTTCGAGCCGCCGCTGTCGTGCGAAAGGACCGTGGCCTACAATTCCGCCCATCGGCCCCGTTCCCCCGCCCCGACCGCCCTCCATGTCGCTGAATCTCCTGACGATCGATACCCGCAGCGGAAACGCAGAACAGCTCTTCGCAGACCTGCGTCAAAAGCTGTCGCCCCAGGGGGACGTCGTCTCGGATGCGGGACGTGAACGGACGATCGCCCTCTTCGGCGCCCCCCTGACCCCGCAACAGGTCGTCGAACGAATCTGCCGCGACGTCCGCGAACGCGGCGTCAGCGCCGTGCTCGAGTACACGGCCAAGCTCGACCGCAAGGAACTGACGGACGCAACGCTCCGTGTTCCAGCCGAAGAGTTTGAGAAGGCCCACCGCGCCGCCGATCCGCGGTTCCTCGAAACCGTCCGGCAGATCCGGGAGAACATCGCCGAGTTCCAGCGGGCCGTCGTTCCGGACGACATTCGAATTCTCCGTCAGAATGGCGCCGCCCGGGTCGAACTGCGTCAGCGGTGCCGCCCCCTCAAGCGGGTCGGCGTCTGCGTTCCGGGTGGAGCCGCGGCCTATCCCTCAACGCTCCTCATGACGGTCGTCCCGGCCCAGACCGCCGGCGTCAAGGAGATCGCGGTCGTCGCTCCGCCCACTCCGTTCGGCGCGTACAACACGGACCTCCTCGCCTGCTGCCATGAGCTGCGCGTGACCGAGGTCTACCGCATGGGGGGAGCCCAGGCGGTCGCGGCGATGGCCTACGGCGTTGCCGGCGTGCCGCGGGTCGACAAGATCGTGGGGCCGGGGAACCTGTTCGTGGCCCTCGCCAAGCGGCACGTCTTCGGCGAGGTCGATATCGACAGCATCGCCGGGCCGAGCGAAGTGATCGTTCTGGCGGACGAGACCGCCCGGCCGGAGTTCGTCGCCGCCGACCTGATCTCGCAGGCGGAACACAGCCCCGGCTCCGGCGTGCTGATCACCTGGCACCCCCCGCTGATCGACGCCGTCCGGGCCGAGCTCGAGAAGCAGCTCGCTCACCTGGCGCGGGGCGATCTCGCGCGGGTCTCGATGGAAGCCTACGGAGCCCTGATCCTGGCGCGGGACGAAGACGAAGCGGCCCGACTGACCGACCTGCTCGCCACGGAGCACCTCCACATCTCCACCGCGGAGCCCGACCGGCTGCTGGACAAGATCCAGAACGCCGGGGCGATTTTCCTGGGGCACTACACGCCCGTCGCGATGGGCGATTACGTCGCCGGGCCGTCGCACGTCCTGCCGACCGGCGGGACGGCGCGGTTCGCCAACGGCCTGTGCGCGGCGGACTTCATCAAGCGGTCGAGCGTCATCCACTACAACCGGGAGGGCCTGGCCCGGGACGCCGACCTCGTCCGGCAGATGGCGGACAAGGAAGGCCTCACCGCCCACCGCGCCAGCGTCGACATCCGCCTCCAGTAACCAACGGCCGGGCGCGAGTCCGAGGCGGGGGGATTAAACACCAAGGCACTAAGGAGGCACCAAGGTCACGAAGTGTCCTTTGGGCCGTGAGACGCTTGGCCCCTGGAACGCGACCGCAAGCCAATGAGGTGTACCTGCATCAAAAGCCTTGGTGCTCTTTGTGCCTCCTTAGTGCCTTGGTGTTTAACTCTTCCTCTCTTCCTCTCCTCCTCTCTTCCCGCGGCCACCCCGGCACGGCCCGGACGGCGTTACAACCGGCCCCGGAGGGGGCGAACTTCAATAATCGAGCCAACTTCGGCTTGTCGCGGAGATGAGACCCCTAGCGTGACCTAGGTTTGCGGGACGTTCCTCTTTGGCTCGAACCCGCACAACCCCTATGACTGGCCTATCCCGCCACAGCCGCAATGGTGAGCCGCGTCGCTCCGGCGTCGCGGCCGTCGAGCTGGCGCTCTGCAGCCCGCTCCTGTTCCTGCTTGTGATGGGGGCCGTCGAGACCGCGAACTACATCCACCTCAAGCAGGCCCTCACGCTGAGCGCCTACGAGACCGCCGTCAGCGTGACCGCCATGGGAGGGACGGAGACGGACGCCATCAAGAACGGGGAAGCGATCCTCGACGCCCACCGCGTCAAGAAAGGGGACCTCGGCATCGAGCCGATCGTCACCAGCGCGACGAAGGCCGGCACGCGGATCGAAGTCACCGCGACAGCTCCTGTCGCGGACAACGCCATCTCACCGCCGTGGTTCTTTAACGGCGCCCAGATCCAGGTCACGTTCACGATGGTGAAGCTATGAAGGCTCATCGCAAGCCGCTGCGCGGCGAATCGCCCCGTCAGGGAGCGATGCTGGTCCTGATCGGGGCCATGCTGGTGGTCTTCCTGGCGATGATCGTGTTCGCCATCGATGTCTCCTACATGCAGCTGACGAGAAGCGAGCTGCGGGCGGCCTCCGATGCCGCCGCCAAGGCCGGGGCCGAAGCCCTCCGCCGGACGCAGAACGCCACGTCGGCCGTCAACGCGGCGATCACTTACGGCGCGTACAACACGATCGGCGGCAAGCCCCTCCGGCTGACCTCCGCCGATGTCGAACTCGGCCAGACCGTGCTCAAGCCCAGCGGAAACTGGGAGTTCGCCAAAGGGGTCCAGCCGTACCGCGCGGTGCGGGTCAAATCGTCGCTCACCGCGGGGAGCGCCAGCGGTCCGGTCCACCTGTTCTTCGGGGGGCTGCTCGGACGCGAGACCTTCACGCCGCAGATGACCTCCGTCGCGTCCCAGTTCGACCAGGACATCATCCTGTGCCTCGACCGGTCGCACTCAATGACGTTCGACCTGTCGGGCAAGGACTGGGTCTACCCCAAGGGGATCCCGGCCTATCCGGACGGCATCAAGTATCCCCCTCATGCCACGCTCAGCCGCTGGGCCGCCCTCAGCACGGCGGTCGACAACTTCGAGAAGATCGTCGTCAACACGAACCTTCCCCCGCGGCTCGGGATGGTCACGTGGGCCTCGGATATCAACAAGAGTTCAACCGAATACTCGCTGACCGGAAAGACCTCTCCCGCGGTCACACGGGAACGGGAACTTTCCGAATCGCTCATTGATGGCATCCTCAAGATCCTGCTGAATTCGCTCGCCAGCCTGACGAAAGCCAAAAGCAAGAACGTCATGCTCGGCGCGACGAACATGTCGGCCGGCCTCTCCGAGGCGATCAAGATGCTCGAAGCCGACAAGACGAAGCCGCTCGCCAAGAAGAGCGTCATCCTCATGACGGACGGTCTGTGGAACCAGGGGAGCGACCCGGTCCAGCTGGCCCGCGACGCGAAGGCCAAGGGGATCGTGATCCACACGATCACGTTCCTCCCGGGCGCCCAGCAGCCGGCGATGGTGGAGATCGCCACGATCACCGGCGGCCGCCATTACTACGCCACGAGCGCCGCCGAACTCGATGCCGCCTTCAAAGACCTGGCGTATTCGATGCCGGTGATGCTGACCGAGTAAGACCGCGACGAAAGCCCGACATGCACCGCCTTCTCCAGACAACTCCGGCTCGCGCTGCTCGCCCGTCCCGCCAGGGCGCGACGACGGTCGAGTTCGCCCTCACGGTCCCGATCGCCTTTCTCCTGCTGATCGCGTCGGTCGAGTTCGCGCGGGTTAACATGATCCGCAACACGCTCGTGAACGCCGCCTATACGGGGGCACGCCGGGCGATGGTCCCGGGCGCCACCGCCGAGGTGACGAAGACCGAAGCCAGGAAGGTGCTCAGTCTGACCGGGATCAAGGGGGGAACCGTCACGGTCGAGCCCAACGTCCTGACGAACACGACCTCACAGGTCACCGTGACGGTGACGGTCCCGCTGAACCAGAATTCCTGGGTCGCGCCGACCTTCATGAAGGAAAATCAGTACAGCCGGACCTGTACGCTCTCGCGCGAGATGGCCAAGCGATGAGTCTCCTGCCGGTCACGGGGCCGGCGCGTTCGTCGTCCCGGCTGCGGCCTGCTCTTCTTTGAGTCGCAGCTGACCGCAGGCGGCATCGATGTCCGCCCCCTTCCGCTTCCGGACGGTGGCGTTGACTCCGCCGTGTTCGAGCGTCTCGGCGAACAGCTTCGTCCGCGGGACCGCCGGCGCCTCGAGGCCCGTCGGCTCCACCGGGTTCATCGGGATCAGGTTGACGTGCGCGACGCGGTGCCGCAGGAGCTTGGCGAGTTGCTTCGCGTGCTCGACGTCGTCGTTCACGCCGGCGAGCAGGACGTACTCATACGTGACCCGCCGTCCCGACGCG of Planctomyces sp. SH-PL14 contains these proteins:
- a CDS encoding TadE/TadG family type IV pilus assembly protein; amino-acid sequence: MHRLLQTTPARAARPSRQGATTVEFALTVPIAFLLLIASVEFARVNMIRNTLVNAAYTGARRAMVPGATAEVTKTEARKVLSLTGIKGGTVTVEPNVLTNTTSQVTVTVTVPLNQNSWVAPTFMKENQYSRTCTLSREMAKR
- a CDS encoding metal ABC transporter solute-binding protein, Zn/Mn family, producing MESPSPVSAHQGHRFLTLPRLATLFLALVWMSGCDSASPAAKDTAPTGAGNTARTGAIKAVATVGMVADLVRNVGGDHVEVTQIMGAGVDPHLYKATRDDVRTIMAGDVVFYSGLMLEGKMVDTLVKVARTKPVVAVTEELEPATLLEPEDFAGHFDPHVWMDVSAWSRCVEVVESELAKFDPPHAADYQRNAARYREDLAKLHDYGLKSIASIPKEARTLITSHDAFNYFGRAYSLDVQGIQGLSTESEAGLQRVNELVDEIVARKLPALFVESSVPRKSIDALVEGARNRKHVIRVGGELYSDAMGEHGTYEGTYVGMLDHNITLVTRALGGTAPEAGLNGRLAHASSAAPLPNNEAAPAATAGAGAAQ
- the hisD gene encoding histidinol dehydrogenase; the encoded protein is MSLNLLTIDTRSGNAEQLFADLRQKLSPQGDVVSDAGRERTIALFGAPLTPQQVVERICRDVRERGVSAVLEYTAKLDRKELTDATLRVPAEEFEKAHRAADPRFLETVRQIRENIAEFQRAVVPDDIRILRQNGAARVELRQRCRPLKRVGVCVPGGAAAYPSTLLMTVVPAQTAGVKEIAVVAPPTPFGAYNTDLLACCHELRVTEVYRMGGAQAVAAMAYGVAGVPRVDKIVGPGNLFVALAKRHVFGEVDIDSIAGPSEVIVLADETARPEFVAADLISQAEHSPGSGVLITWHPPLIDAVRAELEKQLAHLARGDLARVSMEAYGALILARDEDEAARLTDLLATEHLHISTAEPDRLLDKIQNAGAIFLGHYTPVAMGDYVAGPSHVLPTGGTARFANGLCAADFIKRSSVIHYNREGLARDADLVRQMADKEGLTAHRASVDIRLQ
- a CDS encoding vWA domain-containing protein, translated to MKAHRKPLRGESPRQGAMLVLIGAMLVVFLAMIVFAIDVSYMQLTRSELRAASDAAAKAGAEALRRTQNATSAVNAAITYGAYNTIGGKPLRLTSADVELGQTVLKPSGNWEFAKGVQPYRAVRVKSSLTAGSASGPVHLFFGGLLGRETFTPQMTSVASQFDQDIILCLDRSHSMTFDLSGKDWVYPKGIPAYPDGIKYPPHATLSRWAALSTAVDNFEKIVVNTNLPPRLGMVTWASDINKSSTEYSLTGKTSPAVTRERELSESLIDGILKILLNSLASLTKAKSKNVMLGATNMSAGLSEAIKMLEADKTKPLAKKSVILMTDGLWNQGSDPVQLARDAKAKGIVIHTITFLPGAQQPAMVEIATITGGRHYYATSAAELDAAFKDLAYSMPVMLTE
- a CDS encoding metal ABC transporter ATP-binding protein translates to MNSPIEPNIAAAEGRSPGREATGTGQDFNGTAVPLSVYDLTVAYHRKPVIWDVSFDIPPGRLVGVVGPNGAGKSTLLKAIMDLIPRASGRIRLFGESYRRSRNRVGYVPQRESVDWDFPVDALDVVTMGLYGKIGWCLPVRRKHRELALEALSRVGIADLARRQISQLSGGQQQRTFLARALVQDADLYLMDEPFAAVDAATERAIVDLLREMKERGKTVLVIHHDLQTVPEYFDHVILLNMRVVAHGPVAEVFTPENLQKTYGGRLTLLDEVSEAMRRRERSL
- the argS gene encoding arginine--tRNA ligase; the encoded protein is MNILALLQSRFAAALEGIAPDPAACLPMIRSAQDPKFGDYQANFAMSLGKQLGKSPRDVAQSVVDRLKIDDLCDAPEVAGPGFINLRLRNDWLAGEVSRAADDARVGVESASPPRKVVIDYSGPNVAKPMHVGHLRSSVIGAALYHILKFLGHDVRSDNHIGDWGTQFGMIIYGFKHFLDPAAYERDPVAELARLYRLVNQLGDFHEAKGALANLARQAEQQAADLKTQEAKLDPKDKNTGKTLKKLREDLKGSQEELASTKRKVAAVEADADLLKVASAHPQIARLARDETAKLHAGDAENNQLWQQFIPQCLTALQGMYDRLGISFDMTLGESFYNPFLAETVASLRQKGLAVESDGAQVVFLEGHRAPFIVQKADGAYTYATTDLATVKYRLDQFGAEEILYVVDTRQGEHFEMLFKTCGRWGLAPVRLKHVNFGTVLGKDGRPYKTRSGDTVGLESLLDEAVEEALRVVEANEAFKKEKGADDLLDDAEMRRIAGIVGIGGVKYADLRISRDSDYTFDLKTMLAKEGDTATYMQYAFARTRGILRKAGVASDSLQGTPVVVGHPAERALAVAILRLSETLEGVVQDYRPNVLTSYLFGLASAFSSFYDACEVAKEPDPAIRASRLRLTDLTGRVIRIGLELLGIQTIDRM
- a CDS encoding DKNYY domain-containing protein, encoding MSARFRPLVSFTRVAIAGLVLAGCDTTWFRPAHFSFLNGEWKWVGRNAAVGRHEHAIGADPKTFAILDDPRYAKDVKTVFYRGGKIVDADPASFEIMPDEVGVSGRLYTRDRYHVFLDGKTIPGADPATYRVIQAPFGRDARNVYCGTLTVYGADPATFTVLTESTSWSHMGEPEHFLRHNGPAFAKADVSQERPAILTTCTWSRDSRSYFYNASRVEDADYETFQLIDTREARDKNGRFICQYRKEDYQEKVHGAWPLEQARQARAEAP
- a CDS encoding TadE family protein: MTGLSRHSRNGEPRRSGVAAVELALCSPLLFLLVMGAVETANYIHLKQALTLSAYETAVSVTAMGGTETDAIKNGEAILDAHRVKKGDLGIEPIVTSATKAGTRIEVTATAPVADNAISPPWFFNGAQIQVTFTMVKL